Proteins encoded in a region of the Marinococcus sp. PL1-022 genome:
- a CDS encoding metal-dependent hydrolase, producing the protein MDTATHTVMGIGLGGLATIDPAISTEGGAMGTILIATIIGSQAPDFDTVLKLKNNAVYIRYHRGPTHSIPAVLIWPVLLAALIYMFSPDVAFSHLWLWSFIAVALHVFVDIFNAYGTQALSPFTRRWIALGVINIFDSVLFFSHLFVFILWWFDVPRAPSMIVLYVFLLFYYLWRFQARNIVLQRARRLHPDATHLFISPTYNWYRWHLVIRTPHRLFVTNYRNGRLRYFETYPFEPIPDDPVINAARYDRNLASFLSFSPTYRWIVRNTEEGYEVKFIDLRYRSKGYYPFVAVVQLNEELEIMTSYTGWIFSDDTLHKKLDKGRAFSYYTQ; encoded by the coding sequence ATGGATACAGCAACTCACACTGTGATGGGGATAGGTCTCGGCGGCCTTGCCACCATTGATCCTGCTATTTCAACCGAAGGCGGAGCAATGGGCACAATCCTGATCGCGACAATTATAGGCTCTCAGGCCCCTGATTTTGATACCGTATTAAAACTGAAAAATAATGCCGTCTATATCCGCTACCACCGCGGCCCGACACACTCCATACCCGCCGTATTAATCTGGCCGGTGCTGCTGGCCGCTCTTATATATATGTTTTCTCCGGACGTTGCTTTTTCGCATTTATGGCTCTGGTCCTTTATCGCTGTCGCTCTTCACGTTTTTGTTGATATTTTTAATGCCTACGGCACACAGGCATTGTCTCCGTTTACGAGGCGTTGGATAGCGCTTGGCGTGATTAATATTTTTGATTCAGTACTCTTTTTTTCCCACCTGTTTGTATTTATTCTCTGGTGGTTTGATGTACCTAGAGCACCCTCTATGATTGTTCTATACGTTTTTTTGCTTTTTTACTATTTGTGGCGGTTCCAGGCCCGAAACATTGTTTTGCAAAGAGCCCGGCGCCTGCATCCGGATGCCACACACCTGTTTATTTCACCGACGTACAACTGGTACCGGTGGCATTTGGTTATTCGTACGCCGCACAGGTTATTTGTCACCAATTACCGAAACGGCCGGCTTCGCTACTTTGAAACGTATCCGTTTGAACCAATTCCTGATGATCCGGTTATTAATGCAGCCAGATACGATCGGAACCTTGCTTCTTTTCTGTCCTTCTCCCCTACGTACCGCTGGATCGTCCGAAACACAGAAGAGGGATACGAAGTGAAATTCATTGACCTGCGTTACCGCAGCAAGGGCTACTATCCGTTTGTAGCGGTCGTTCAACTGAACGAGGAATTAGAGATTATGACTTCCTACACCGGCTGGATTTTCAGCGATGATACGCTTCACAAAAAACTCGACAAAGGCCGGGCCTTTTCCTATTATACTCAATAA
- a CDS encoding YfhJ family protein: MENQKNYLLETLLSVNSELTDEKAREWVDFLWEDFESTQARAGRTYKGEEVTGQIVEKWVRQYGPHLHRYEATNEKFFGIN; this comes from the coding sequence ATGGAAAACCAGAAAAATTATTTATTGGAAACTCTTCTTTCCGTTAATAGTGAGTTAACAGACGAAAAAGCCCGGGAATGGGTAGATTTTTTATGGGAGGATTTTGAATCCACGCAGGCGAGAGCAGGCCGCACGTACAAGGGGGAAGAAGTAACCGGGCAGATCGTGGAAAAATGGGTCCGTCAGTACGGTCCGCACCTGCACCGCTACGAAGCAACGAATGAAAAGTTTTTTGGCATTAATTAG
- a CDS encoding YfhH family protein: MEKRYSQMSRYELEQEIASLNEKSKKAEQMGRGNEFAVYERKIAMAKTYMLDPADYQPGKTYRIAQEGSTFEVEFINGVFAWGYRNNSSQIEALPFSLLVEK; the protein is encoded by the coding sequence ATGGAAAAAAGATACAGCCAGATGAGCAGGTATGAGCTTGAACAGGAAATCGCAAGCTTAAACGAAAAGTCTAAAAAAGCCGAGCAAATGGGAAGAGGAAATGAATTTGCAGTTTATGAGCGTAAAATTGCAATGGCGAAAACGTACATGCTTGATCCAGCGGACTATCAGCCGGGGAAAACGTACCGCATCGCCCAGGAAGGGTCCACCTTCGAAGTAGAATTTATTAACGGCGTGTTTGCCTGGGGATACCGGAACAATTCAAGCCAGATCGAAGCACTGCCGTTTTCTCTGCTGGTTGAAAAATAA